One Agelaius phoeniceus isolate bAgePho1 chromosome 8, bAgePho1.hap1, whole genome shotgun sequence genomic region harbors:
- the LOC129123692 gene encoding biotin-dependent 3-methylcrotonyl-coenzyme A carboxylase beta1 subunit-like codes for MWTPGPLCALGRRRPGPSVPLQPLTRLLQREYREKTPTRLLQREYRELLLPRQGWGRTQHLPPCRFLSNKPKSRRHPKTFPVLDGRVPAVYQHVFQENLRNSEAVIKRYSELLERVKEGGGENALLRHTQRNQKLFVRERLRLLLDHADFLELSPLAGLHMPYGNVPAAGCLTGIGRICGIWCVFIAGDATVKGGTLYPIGVKKQLRAQEIAMENRLLSVHLVDSGGAFLPLQSELFPDKMHGGRVFYNEAIMSAMGIPQVAVVCGSCVAGGAYVPTMVEESVITDKIGMLFLAGPPLVKAATGEDVSPEELGGARLHSQVSGCCDHFAPSEKEAYECIRNIVSTLNCEPVPEQDRECDSPLYSPEELLGLAPLAYSYTLPVKLILSRLVDGSRFQEFKATYGTTLVTGFGHVEGHLVGIVASNGELAHDAALKGSHFVQLCGQRGIPILFLQNTAPQPAGPASISQAEAHSNRLKAQASMMAAVACAAVPKITIVIGGCFGSDSYVMCGRSFSPNFLFLWPNARVGLVDSQNFPTVPPAGGWTGEELELKQLKAKLEEESSAFYSSARLWDDGIILPQDTRKVIAQCLEIMEQKKYQAVSPRPHPIIRM; via the exons ATGTGGACCCCGGGCCCGCTGTGCGCCCTGGGCCGGCGGCGCCCCGGGCCCTCCGTGCCACTGCAGCCTCTGACCCGCCTGCTCCAGAGGGAATATCGGGAGAAAACCCCGACCCGCCTGCTCCAGAGGGAATAtcgggagctgctgctgccgaggcagggctggggaaggacacAGCACCTGCCTCCTTGCCGGTTTTTAAGTAATAAACCCAAATCCAGGCGCCATCCCAAAACATTCCCAGTGCTAGACGGACGTGTCCCTGCCGTGTACCAACATGTGTTCCAAGAGAATTTAAGGAACAGCGAGGCTGTGATTAAAAG GTACtcggagctgctggagagggtgaaggaaggagggggagaaaACGCCCTCCTGCGGCACACGCAGCGCAACCAGAAGCTGTTCGTGCGGGAGcgcctcaggctgctgctggaccACGCAGATTTCCTGGAGCTGTCCCCGCTGGCAGGGCTGCACATGCCCTACGGGAATGTCCCTGCTGCCGGCTGCCTCACGG GAATTGGCAGAATCTGTGGGATCTGGTGTGTCTTCATTGCTGGTGATGCCACTGTGAAAGGAGGAACCCTTTACCCAATTGGAGTGAAAAAGCAACTGAGAGCCCAGGAAATTGCCATGGAGAACAGGCTGCTGTCTGTGCACCTGGTGGACAGTGGGGGAGCCTTCCTACCCCTGCAG tCAGAACTGTTTCCTGACAAGATGCACGGTGGCAGGGTTTTCTACAACGAGGCAATCATGTCTGCCATGGGAATCCCTCAG GTGGCCGTGGtgtgtggctcctgtgtggCTGGAGGTGCCTACGTGCCCACCATGGTCGAGGAATCCGTGATCACTGATAAAATTGGGATGCTGTTCCTTGCTGGGCCGCCCCTGGTGAAGGCTGCCACGGGAGAAGATGTCTCTCCTGAGGAGCTTGGAGGAGCCAGGCTCCACTCACA GGTCAGTGGCTGCTGTGACCATTTTGCACCCTCAGAAAAGGAGGCCTATGAGTGCATTCGTAATATTGTCTCTACCTTAAACTGTGAGCCAGtgccagagcaggacagggagtgTGACAGTCCCTTGTacagccctgaggagctgctgggcctggCACCACTGGCTTACAGCTACACTCTTCCTGTCAAACTG ATCCTGAGCCGGCTGGTGGATGGAAGCAGATTCCAGGAATTCAAGGCTACTTATGGGACAACATTAGTGACAGGATTTGGCCATGTGGAAGG GCACTTGGTGGGGATAGTGGCCAGCAATGGGGAGCTGGCTCACGATGCTGCTCTCAAGGGCAGCCACTTTGTCCAGCTCTGTGGCCAGAGGGGAAttcccatcctcttcctccaaAACActgctccacagccagcagggccTGCAAGCATCTCACAG GCAGAGGCCCATTCCAACAGGCTGAAGGCCCAGGCCTCCATGATGGCTGCAgttgcctgtgctgctgttcccaAAATAACCATTGTCATTGGAGGCTGTTTTGGGAGTGACAGCTACGTCATG TGTGGGCGATCGTTCAGTCCAAACTTTCTGTTCCTGTGGCCCAATGCAAGAGTTGGTCTTGTGGATTCTCAGAATTTCCCCACAGTTCCACCAGCTGGGGGCTGGACAGGAGAGGAACTGGAGCTAAAACAGCTGAAGGCAAA GCTAGAGGAAGAAAGCAGTGCCTTTTACtcctctgccaggctctgggatgATGGGATCATCCTACCTCAAGACACCAGGAAG gTGATTGCCCAGTGCTTGGAGATCATGGAACAGAAGAAGTACCAGGCTGTGTCTCCCCGTCCCCATCCCATCATCAGGATGTAA
- the RPE65 gene encoding retinoid isomerohydrolase, giving the protein MYSQVEHPAGGYKKLFETVEELSSPVTAHVTGRIPTWLRGSLLRCGPGLFEVGSEPFYHLFDGQALLHKFDFKEGHVTYHRRFVRTDAYVRAMTEKRIVITEFGTYAYPDPCKNIFSRFFSYFKGVEVTDNALVNVYPVGEDYYACTETNFITRINPDTLETIKQVDLCKYVSVNGATAHPHIENDGTVYNIGNCFGKNFSLAYNIIRIPPLQADKEDPMNKSEVVVQFPCSDRFKPSYVHSFGLTPNYIVFVETPVKINLLKFLSSWSLWGANYMDCFESNETMGVWLHVAEKKKGRLLNLKYRTSAFNLFHHINTYEDNGFLIVDLCTWKGFEFVYNYLYLANLRANWDEVKRQAEKAPQPEARRYVLPLSIDKADTGKNLVTLPYTTATATLRSDETIWLEPEVIFSGPRHAFEFPQINYRKYGGKPYTYTYGLGLNHFVPDRLCKLNVKTKETWVWQEPDAYPSEPIFVSHPDALEEDDGVVLSIVISPGAGPKPAFLLILNAKDMSEVARAEVEVNIPVTFHGLFKRA; this is encoded by the exons ATGTACAGCCA GGTGGAGCATCCTGCTGGAGGCTACAAGAAGCTCTTTGAGACAGTGGAGGAGCTGTCCTCTCCAGTGACTGCCCACGTCACAG GCAGGATTCCCACCTGGCTGAGAGGAAGCCTTCTGAGATGTGGTCCTGGCTTGTTTGAGGTGGGCTCAGAGCCCTTCTACCACCTCTTTGATGGCCAGGCATTGCTGCACAAGTTCGACTTCAAGGAGGGGCACGTCACCTACCACCGGAG GTTTGTCCGGACTGACGCCTACGTGCGAGCCATGACGGAGAAGAGGATTGTGATAACGGAGTTTGGCACCTACGCCTACCCAGACCCCTGCAAGAACATCTTCTCCAG GTTTTTCTCCTACTTCAAAGGTGTGGAGGTGACGGATAATGCCCTGGTGAATGTCTACCCTGTGGGTGAGGATTACTATGCCTGTACTGAGACCAACTTCATCACCAGGATTAACCCAGACACCCTGGAGACCATCAAGCAG gtgGATCTCTGTAAATATGTGTCTGTCAATGGGGCAACAGCTCATCCCCACATTGAGAATGATGGCACTGTTTACAACATTGGCAACTGCTTTGGGAAAAACTTTTCCCTGGCCTACAACATCATCCGGATTCCTCCTCTGCAGGCAG ACAAGGAAGACCCCATGAACAAGTCGGAGGTGGTGGTGCAGTTCCCCTGCAGTGACAGGTTTAAGCCCTCCTATGTCCACAG CTTTGGGCTGACCCCAAACTACATTGTGTTTGTGGAGACACCAGTGAAAATCAACCTCCTCAAGTTCCTCTCCTCCTGGAGCCTTTGGGGAGCCAACTACATGGACTGCTTCGAGTCCAACGAGACCATGGGG GTGTGGCTGCACGTGgcagagaagaagaaaggcagGCTCCTCAACCTCAAGTACCGCACCTCGGCCTTCAACCTCTTCCACCACATCAACACCTACGAGGACAACGGGTTCCTGATCGTGGACCTGTGCACCTGGAAGGG GTTTGAGTTTGTCTACAACTACCTGTACCTGGCCAACCTTCGGGCCAACTGGGACGAGGTGAAGCGGCAGGCGGAGAAGGCGCCGCAGCCCGAGGCCCGCAGATACGTCCTGCCCCTGAGCATCGACAAG GCTGACACAGGGAAGAACCTGGTCACCCTGCCCTACACGACAGCCACAGCGACGCTGCGCAGTGATGAGACCATCTGGCTGGAGCCAGAGGTGATTTTCTCAGGGCCACGTCACG CCTTTGAATTCCCCCAGATCAACTACAGGAAGTACGGAGGGAAGCCGTACACGTACACCTACGGACTGGGGCTGAACCACTTTGTCCCAGACAGG CTGTGCAAGCTGAACGTGAAAACCAAGGAGACCTGGGTGTGGCAGGAGCCGGATGCGTACCCATCGGAGCCGATCTTCGTTTCCCACCCGGATGCACTGGAGGAAGATGATG GGGTGGTGCTGAGCATCGTGATCAGCCCGGGGGCGGGGCCCAAGCCCgccttcctcctcatcctcaacGCCAAAGACATGAGCGAGGTGGCCAGGGCTGAGGTGGAGGTGAACATTCCCGTGACATTCCATGGGCTCTTCAAGAGAGCGTGA
- the DEPDC1 gene encoding DEP domain-containing protein 1A isoform X1, with product MAGPGPGPGPGPGPGPGPGPYRATRLWNEVTRCFRAGMPLRRHRQRLRSHGSCFTAAEAADWLHQVLRSNSSFGPDVTRQQTVQLLRKFLKNHVIEDIKGRWGAENLEDNGALYRFPPTSPVKPLPSPPRENLENFSGDKGKLFKLPSSSKRGLKKQELLQSVENLARPKADVAEEKKEGTLQRREISQEYVQETWRNIIQIHLQTILGLPSLEEVLQPAQIIPEFVMYNMSNTSKHGVVILQDKAEDLPHWVLSAMKCLAYWPRNKDMSQDTYSGFERDVFRTVADYFLSLPEPLLTFEYYELFVNILVLCGYIQIPDLGSGKRSVQEEKCDPQPSKPPHLNSFKSTECLLLSLLLKESDKKEKGEASRRFSSEELRAQNQHGKKWQQHKLPRQQGSAGSLIGGSCQNLAGFRNAQEPPGAFRTRCYSLERIGAAASSVCDKGGGVSTTRRSAELLEEHRGTSVEELAWGSSGPAQGLSRGPGLCPWAEELWGGSHGPRAAPSLLGRRSSRSCSAINRPSAEITVQPQPRGQGTASPSVAISVQKRLCRSSTELAEGSALPSPCVLAGTNLLQPHLERIAVEALQICCLLLPPPRRRKLQLLLRMMNRISGNVDMPRLHDAMGTRSLLIQTFSRCVLRCAEEEDLDELLSTRLLSFLMDHQQEILQVPAYLQVAVQDHLEYMKKAQCKQEKEEICAILPTYSYCKQITPQEFEEQKVSTSQAAVAELLENIIKDKNLSVKEKKKKLKQFQKEYPQIYGSRFPRTESEAQLLENKPTLKQPMLSLRKPKFRSLRY from the exons ATGGCGgggccgggaccgggaccgggaccgggaccgggaccgggaccgggaccgggaccgtaCCGCGCCACGAGGCTG TGGAACGAGGTGACGCGGTGCTTCCGGGCCGGGATGCCCCTgcggcggcaccggcagcggctccgctcGCACGGCAGCTGCTTCACGGCCGCCGAGGCCGCGGACTGGCTGCACCAGGTGCTCCGCAGCAACAGCAGCTTCGGGCCCGACGTCACCCGGCAGCAGACGGTGCAGCTCCTGCGGAAATTCCTCAAAAACCACGTCATCGAGGACATCAAGGGCCGCTGGGGCGCTGAAAACCTGGAGGACAACGGTGCCCTGTACAG ATTTCCTCCAACCTCTCCAGTCAAACCTCTACCAAGCCCACCAAGGGAGAACTTGGAAAACTTCTCTGGAGACAAAGGAAAACTTTTTAAACTGCCCAGCTCATCCAAAAGGGGTTTGAAAAAACAGGAGCTCCTGCAGTCTGTG GAAAACTTAGCAAGACCAAAAGCTGATGtagcagaagaaaagaaggaaggcACACTGCAAAGGAGGGAAATAAGCCAGGAATATGTGCAAGAAACATGGAGAAATATCATCCAAATACA TCTGCAAACCATTTTGGGACTGCCCTCGTTGGAGGAGGttctgcagccagcccagatCATCCCTGAGTTTGTCATGTACAACATGAGCAACACCAGCAAACACGGCGTGGTGATCCTGCAGGACAAAGCAG AAGACCTCCCTCACTGGGTGCTGTCAGCCATGAAGTGCTTGGCCTACT GGCCCAGGAACAAGGACATGAGCCAAGACACCTACAGTGGCTTTGAGCGGGACGTGTTCAGAACAGTTGCTGATTATTTTCTCAGTCTTCCTGAGCCATTGCTTACTTTTGAATACTATGAGCTCTTTGTTAACATCTTAG TTTTGTGTGGCTACATCCAAATTCCTGATCTGGGCAGTGGAAAACGTTCTGTCCAAGAGGAGAAATGTGACCCTCAGCCTTCAAAACCTCCTCACTTGAACTCTTTCAAGTCCACTGAGTGTCTTCTCCTAAGCCTGCTCCTCAAAGAGTCTgacaagaaggagaaaggagaagcttCCAGGAGGTTTTCCTCAGAGGAGCTGAGAGCCCAAAACCAGCACGGAAAGAAATGGCAGCAGCACAAACTGCCACGCCAGCAAGGGAGTGCTGGGAGCCTGATAGGAGGGAGCTGCCAGAATCTTGCAGGATTCAGGAATGCCCAAGAGCCACCTGGAGCGTTTAGGACAAGGTGTTACTCCTTGGAGAGAattggagctgctgcttcaagTGTGTGTGATAAAGGCGGAGGTGTGAGCACCACCAGGAggagtgcagagctgctggaggagcacaGAGGGACCTCAGTGGAGGAGCTGGCCTGGGGTAGCtcaggcccagcccagggcctCAGCAGAGGGCCTGgcctgtgtccctgggctgagGAGCTGTGGGGTGGCAGCCACGGGCCCCGGGCAGCCCCGagcctgctgggcaggaggagctccaggagctgcagtgccatCAACAGACCCAGTGCAGAGATCACAGTGCAGCCTCAGCCCCgggggcagggcacagccagcccctctgtggccaTCAGCGTCCAAAAGAgactctgcaggagcagcacagagctggcagaaggctctgccctcccctccccttgTGTGCTGGCTGGCACAA ATCTCCTGCAGCCTCACCTGGAGAGAATTGCAGTGGAGGCCCTGCAgatctgctgcctgctgctgccgccgccgaggcgcaggaagctgcagctgctgctgaggatgaTGAACAGGATCAGTGGCAACGTGGACATGCCACGGCTGCACGATGCCATGGGCACCAGGTCCCTG CTGATCCAGACATTTTCCCGCTGTGTCCTGCGCTGTGCAGAGGAGGAAGACCTGGATGAGCTGCTCTCCACACGCCTGCTCTCCTTCCTGATGGACCATCAGCAGGAAATCCTGCAGGTCCCAGCTTACCTGCAGGTTGCTGTGCAGGATCACCTCGAGTACATGAAGAAGGCTCAG tgcaaacaggaaaaagaagaaatttgcGCCATCCTGCCAACGTATTCCTACTGCAAACAAATCACTCCTCAGGAGTTTGAAGAACAAAAGGTCTCCACCTCACAGGCTGCAGTggcagagctcctggagaaCATCATCAAGGATAAAAACCTCTCtgtgaaggagaaaaagaaaaagttaaaacaG ttcCAGAAGGAATATCCCCAGATCTACGGGAGCAGGTTCCCAAGGACGGAGTCGGAAGCGCAGCTCCTGGAGAACAAACCCACCCTCAAGCAGCCCATGCTGAGCCTCAGGAAACCCAAATTCCGCAGCCTCAGGTACTGA
- the DEPDC1 gene encoding DEP domain-containing protein 1A isoform X2 yields MAGPGPGPGPGPGPGPGPGPYRATRLWNEVTRCFRAGMPLRRHRQRLRSHGSCFTAAEAADWLHQVLRSNSSFGPDVTRQQTVQLLRKFLKNHVIEDIKGRWGAENLEDNGALYRFPPTSPVKPLPSPPRENLENFSGDKGKLFKLPSSSKRGLKKQELLQSVENLARPKADVAEEKKEGTLQRREISQEYVQETWRNIIQIHLQTILGLPSLEEVLQPAQIIPEFVMYNMSNTSKHGVVILQDKAEDLPHWVLSAMKCLAYWPRNKDMSQDTYSGFERDVFRTVADYFLSLPEPLLTFEYYELFVNILDLLQPHLERIAVEALQICCLLLPPPRRRKLQLLLRMMNRISGNVDMPRLHDAMGTRSLLIQTFSRCVLRCAEEEDLDELLSTRLLSFLMDHQQEILQVPAYLQVAVQDHLEYMKKAQCKQEKEEICAILPTYSYCKQITPQEFEEQKVSTSQAAVAELLENIIKDKNLSVKEKKKKLKQFQKEYPQIYGSRFPRTESEAQLLENKPTLKQPMLSLRKPKFRSLRY; encoded by the exons ATGGCGgggccgggaccgggaccgggaccgggaccgggaccgggaccgggaccgggaccgtaCCGCGCCACGAGGCTG TGGAACGAGGTGACGCGGTGCTTCCGGGCCGGGATGCCCCTgcggcggcaccggcagcggctccgctcGCACGGCAGCTGCTTCACGGCCGCCGAGGCCGCGGACTGGCTGCACCAGGTGCTCCGCAGCAACAGCAGCTTCGGGCCCGACGTCACCCGGCAGCAGACGGTGCAGCTCCTGCGGAAATTCCTCAAAAACCACGTCATCGAGGACATCAAGGGCCGCTGGGGCGCTGAAAACCTGGAGGACAACGGTGCCCTGTACAG ATTTCCTCCAACCTCTCCAGTCAAACCTCTACCAAGCCCACCAAGGGAGAACTTGGAAAACTTCTCTGGAGACAAAGGAAAACTTTTTAAACTGCCCAGCTCATCCAAAAGGGGTTTGAAAAAACAGGAGCTCCTGCAGTCTGTG GAAAACTTAGCAAGACCAAAAGCTGATGtagcagaagaaaagaaggaaggcACACTGCAAAGGAGGGAAATAAGCCAGGAATATGTGCAAGAAACATGGAGAAATATCATCCAAATACA TCTGCAAACCATTTTGGGACTGCCCTCGTTGGAGGAGGttctgcagccagcccagatCATCCCTGAGTTTGTCATGTACAACATGAGCAACACCAGCAAACACGGCGTGGTGATCCTGCAGGACAAAGCAG AAGACCTCCCTCACTGGGTGCTGTCAGCCATGAAGTGCTTGGCCTACT GGCCCAGGAACAAGGACATGAGCCAAGACACCTACAGTGGCTTTGAGCGGGACGTGTTCAGAACAGTTGCTGATTATTTTCTCAGTCTTCCTGAGCCATTGCTTACTTTTGAATACTATGAGCTCTTTGTTAACATCTTAG ATCTCCTGCAGCCTCACCTGGAGAGAATTGCAGTGGAGGCCCTGCAgatctgctgcctgctgctgccgccgccgaggcgcaggaagctgcagctgctgctgaggatgaTGAACAGGATCAGTGGCAACGTGGACATGCCACGGCTGCACGATGCCATGGGCACCAGGTCCCTG CTGATCCAGACATTTTCCCGCTGTGTCCTGCGCTGTGCAGAGGAGGAAGACCTGGATGAGCTGCTCTCCACACGCCTGCTCTCCTTCCTGATGGACCATCAGCAGGAAATCCTGCAGGTCCCAGCTTACCTGCAGGTTGCTGTGCAGGATCACCTCGAGTACATGAAGAAGGCTCAG tgcaaacaggaaaaagaagaaatttgcGCCATCCTGCCAACGTATTCCTACTGCAAACAAATCACTCCTCAGGAGTTTGAAGAACAAAAGGTCTCCACCTCACAGGCTGCAGTggcagagctcctggagaaCATCATCAAGGATAAAAACCTCTCtgtgaaggagaaaaagaaaaagttaaaacaG ttcCAGAAGGAATATCCCCAGATCTACGGGAGCAGGTTCCCAAGGACGGAGTCGGAAGCGCAGCTCCTGGAGAACAAACCCACCCTCAAGCAGCCCATGCTGAGCCTCAGGAAACCCAAATTCCGCAGCCTCAGGTACTGA
- the LOC129123754 gene encoding cystathionine gamma-lyase-like: MAGKGMQGFLPPFKHFATDAIHAGQEPEQWRSGAVVPPISLSTTFKQRAPGEHAGYDYIRSGNPTRECLEKAVAALDGAKYSLAYSSGLAALLNICHLLKTGDSVICMDDVYGGTNRYFQKVASENNLKVIFVDCTKPKCLEAAITPETKLVWIETPTNPTLKVIDIKACADIVHRHPGVLLAVDNSFMSAYFQRPLSLGADICMSSATKYMNGHSDVLMGLVSVNRDDLYERLKFLQNSLGAVPSPFDCFLCNRGLKTLHIRMKLHFHNGLAVAQFLQRHPRVEKVLYPGLPSHPQYEVVKKQCTGCPGMVTFYIKGKKENASAFLRNLKVFALAESLGGFESLAEHPATMTHASVPEKEREALGITDNLIRLSVGLEDEEDLLADLDQALEAAFA, from the exons ATGGCAGGCAAGGGGATGCAGGGGTTCCTGCCGCCCTTCAAGCACTTCGCCACCGATGCCATCCACGCCGGCCAGGAGCCCGAGCAGTGGCGCTCCGGGGCCGTGGTGCCGCCCATCTCGCTCTCCACCACCTTCAAGCAGCGGGCGCCCGGCGAGCACGCG GGTTATGACTACATCCGATCTGGGAACCCCACTCGGGAGTGCCTGGAAAAGGCTGTGGCCGCCCTCGATGGAGCCAAATACA GCTTGGCTTATTCCTCTGGCTTAGCAGCTCTTTTGAACATCTGTCACCTGCTGAAGACAGGGGACTCAGTTATCTGCATGGATGATGTCTATGGAG gcACAAACAGATACTTCCAGAAAGTAGCctcagaaaataatttgaaagtAATTTTTGTTGACTGCACAAAGCCAAAATGCCTGGAAGCTGCAATTACACCAGAGACCAAG CTGGTTTGGATCGAGACCCCCACGAACCCCACGCTGAAGGTGATCGACATCAAAGCCTGCGCAGATATCGTGCACAGGCACCCGGGGGTGCTGCTGGCCGTGGACAACAGCTTCATGTCTGCCTACTTCCAG cGTCCCTTGTCCCTGGGGGCTGATATTTGTATGTCTTCTGCAACCAAATACATGAATG GGCACAGTGATGTCCTCATGGGCCTGGTCTCTGTCAACAGGGATGATCTCTATGAGAGGCTGAAATTCCTGCAGAATT ccctgggagctgtcccCTCCCCCTTTGACTGCTTCCTCTGCAATCGGGGGCTCAAGACTCTGCACATCCGGATGAAGCTGCACTTCCACAACGGCCTGGCTGTGGCGCAGTTCCTGCAACGCCATCCCAGGGTGGAGAAGGTCCTTTACCCAG GGCTGCCTTCCCACCCTCAGTATGAGGTGGTGAAGAAGCAGTGCACAGGCTGTCCTGGGATGGTCACCTTCTAcatcaaagggaaaaaagaaaatgcctcTGCCTTCCTCAGGAACTTGAAG GTGTTTGCCTTGGCTGAGAGTCTGGGCGGCTTTGAGAGCCTGGCAGAGCATCC GGCCACCATGACCCACGCCTCAGTGCctgagaaggaaagggaagctCTGGGAATCACGGACAACTTGATCCGCCTCTCGGTGGGgctggaggatgaggaggatttGCTGGCAGACCTGGACCAGGCCCTGGAGGCTGCG TTTGCATAA